The proteins below are encoded in one region of Alkaliphilus flagellatus:
- a CDS encoding O-methyltransferase gives MSNITLPFVEEYIRGILPSNEGLFREMELYADENHVPIVHKEVGVLLQVITKSTRAKKVLEVGTAIAYSTLLFCEAMGDNGHITTIERNAKRICLARENIKKANKTNNVHLLEGDATEILKSLEGKYDLIFLDGAKGHYKDFLNDCINLLNPGGLLISDNILYKGMVATDDLVVRRQRTIVNRMREYLQYICNHSQLDTSIIPIGDGLAISYKK, from the coding sequence TTGAGCAATATAACATTACCATTTGTAGAGGAATATATTAGAGGAATTTTACCGAGCAATGAAGGACTTTTTCGAGAAATGGAACTGTATGCTGATGAAAATCATGTACCTATAGTTCATAAAGAAGTAGGTGTTTTATTGCAAGTAATTACAAAATCTACTAGGGCAAAAAAAGTATTAGAAGTGGGGACAGCTATTGCCTACTCTACTCTACTATTTTGTGAAGCTATGGGAGATAATGGGCACATAACTACAATTGAAAGAAATGCAAAGAGGATTTGTTTAGCTAGAGAAAATATTAAAAAAGCAAATAAAACTAATAATGTTCATCTACTAGAGGGCGATGCAACGGAAATTTTAAAAAGTTTAGAAGGCAAGTATGATTTAATTTTTTTAGATGGAGCAAAAGGGCACTATAAGGATTTTTTAAATGATTGTATTAATTTATTAAATCCTGGTGGTTTGTTGATTTCAGATAATATATTATATAAGGGCATGGTTGCAACAGATGATTTAGTAGTGCGTAGACAACGAACAATTGTAAATAGAATGCGAGAATATTTACAATACATATGCAATCATTCACAATTAGATACTAGTATTATACCTATAGGAGATGGACTAGCTATTAGTTATAAAAAGTAG